The proteins below are encoded in one region of Micromonospora pisi:
- a CDS encoding Ig-like domain-containing protein produces MWGRRIAIVAVAATVTALCGAAPALAAGAGQTLYGDLNGDRRTDLARLTSAPPDRCAVLVQLGKAGGGYQSPKLYAYPNPAGAGAVLQCPDIGTLVDLGRNGSMEIVVGWFAGRPIGVEHDLLILRDFRPSGGIDGLYQPSHIDVADFNGDGRKDVYEWTDQGEGITTLLNTPDGGLAPGELRFCATPVQAPLLADFTGDRATEVVMSYYERCGAPQSGVAVLFPDGDADYLVEDPTGELVWSSAIVDADLDGRPDVRTVNEVTGEVSHYLVRPPARFLVAPTPAPDVAVVTAPVPMPIPVLANDAVTVAARVEIDTPPRYGRVEITPQKTLVYIPPATPPATQDTFSYRVIDDGKVAVAPVVVELRLTPARSTGAPAVVPNSTETARSPGV; encoded by the coding sequence ATGTGGGGAAGACGTATTGCCATTGTGGCCGTGGCCGCCACCGTGACCGCGCTCTGTGGTGCGGCTCCCGCCCTGGCGGCCGGGGCGGGACAGACTTTGTACGGCGACCTGAACGGGGACCGGCGTACGGACCTTGCCCGGCTCACCTCGGCACCACCGGACAGGTGTGCGGTCCTGGTGCAACTGGGAAAGGCGGGTGGTGGTTACCAGAGCCCGAAGTTGTACGCCTATCCCAACCCCGCCGGAGCCGGGGCGGTCCTCCAGTGCCCGGACATCGGGACGCTGGTCGACCTCGGCCGGAATGGCTCCATGGAGATCGTCGTCGGATGGTTCGCCGGGCGCCCGATCGGGGTGGAACACGATCTGCTGATCCTGCGGGACTTCCGCCCCTCGGGCGGGATCGACGGGCTGTATCAGCCCAGTCACATCGACGTGGCCGACTTCAACGGGGACGGGCGCAAGGATGTGTACGAGTGGACCGACCAGGGTGAGGGGATCACCACCCTCCTGAACACCCCGGACGGGGGTCTGGCCCCGGGAGAACTGCGGTTCTGCGCCACCCCGGTCCAGGCGCCGTTACTGGCCGACTTCACCGGGGACCGGGCCACCGAGGTGGTGATGTCCTACTACGAGCGCTGCGGTGCCCCCCAGTCCGGCGTGGCCGTGCTCTTCCCCGACGGCGACGCGGACTACCTGGTGGAGGACCCGACCGGCGAGCTGGTCTGGAGCAGCGCAATCGTGGACGCCGACCTGGACGGCAGACCGGACGTCCGCACCGTGAACGAGGTGACCGGTGAGGTGTCGCACTATCTGGTCCGTCCGCCGGCCAGGTTCCTTGTGGCGCCCACCCCGGCACCGGATGTCGCCGTGGTCACCGCACCCGTACCGATGCCCATCCCGGTGCTGGCAAACGACGCGGTGACGGTCGCCGCGCGGGTGGAGATCGACACGCCGCCACGGTACGGCCGGGTCGAGATCACGCCCCAGAAGACCCTGGTCTACATCCCCCCGGCGACACCTCCGGCGACCCAGGACACCTTCAGCTACCGGGTGATCGACGACGGCAAGGTCGCCGTCGCCCCGGTTGTCGTCGAACTCCGGCTCACGCCCGCCCGGTCGACCGGCGCACCCGCGGTCGTACCCAACAGCACCGAAACCGCTCGATCGCCGGGCGTCTGA
- a CDS encoding Ig-like domain-containing protein — MWRRRIALVAAVTTMAAVGGVPGVARAAGPGAYITGDLTGDGVADRVALVDVGPDECGVVLESGRLGGGFDPPTAYFYTDPPGAGTPDDCPDVGTVLDLAGDGSVDLLVGWSRGRPAGSDVDLLVLENFSPADGFVALPRPEYIGSANFNGDLNRDIYEWSNADRMFATYLNDPVGHLTAGPMRFCGSGLAVKLADVNRNGASDAVITYEQGCDDASSGVVVLLSSGTVVHLERSATGTTRWTASVGDDNGDGSPDVTTRNIATGAVAHHIGDGRGAFGKAPIANDDTASTTGTKKVDIQVLANDIAPSSATVTIATPPSHGTVQVTSRRTVVYTPDPGHGSTDKFTYRLTIDGRTDTAAVSIRF; from the coding sequence ATGTGGAGAAGACGTATCGCCCTGGTGGCCGCGGTGACGACGATGGCGGCGGTGGGTGGCGTTCCTGGTGTCGCTCGGGCCGCCGGACCGGGTGCCTACATCACCGGAGACCTGACCGGTGACGGTGTGGCCGACCGGGTCGCCCTGGTCGACGTCGGCCCGGACGAATGCGGCGTGGTGCTGGAGTCGGGCCGGTTGGGCGGCGGGTTCGACCCGCCGACCGCCTACTTCTACACCGACCCCCCGGGCGCGGGTACGCCCGACGACTGCCCCGATGTCGGCACCGTCCTCGATCTTGCCGGGGACGGCTCGGTCGACCTGCTGGTGGGGTGGTCCCGTGGCCGGCCCGCCGGAAGTGACGTCGATCTGCTGGTACTGGAGAACTTCAGTCCGGCGGACGGCTTTGTCGCCCTACCCCGGCCCGAGTACATAGGGTCGGCGAATTTTAACGGTGACCTGAACCGGGACATCTACGAGTGGTCCAACGCCGACCGGATGTTCGCCACCTACCTGAACGACCCGGTCGGACACCTCACCGCGGGCCCGATGCGGTTCTGCGGCAGCGGCCTGGCCGTCAAGCTGGCCGACGTCAACCGCAACGGCGCGTCGGACGCGGTGATCACCTATGAGCAGGGCTGCGACGACGCCTCGTCCGGCGTGGTGGTGCTGCTCAGTAGTGGCACGGTGGTGCACCTCGAACGCAGCGCCACCGGCACGACCCGGTGGACGGCCAGTGTGGGGGACGACAACGGGGACGGCTCTCCCGACGTGACCACCCGCAACATCGCGACCGGGGCGGTGGCGCACCACATCGGCGACGGTCGTGGTGCGTTCGGCAAGGCGCCGATCGCCAACGACGACACCGCCTCGACCACCGGCACCAAGAAGGTGGACATCCAAGTGCTCGCCAACGACATCGCGCCCAGCAGCGCGACGGTCACCATCGCGACTCCGCCGAGCCATGGCACGGTGCAGGTCACCAGCCGGCGCACGGTGGTCTACACACCGGACCCCGGGCACGGCTCGACCGACAAGTTCACCTACCGGTTGACCATCGACGGGCGCACCGACACCGCCGCCGTCTCCATCCGGTTCTGA
- a CDS encoding phosphatase PAP2 family protein — translation MTERARSTARSAHSNGTAGGTPARRAGSGALRLAVAVTLTVAGAGLIGWLSPGGLGHPGPIEITRGTSATGYRFMVDAMAGTPGWWHRVVEVSTDAALLILLGLLVGLAWIGHVRDRRLLAGAVLTLVATAGAYALSEGLKLVVDQERPCRAMTGVESITRCPDVGDWSFPSNHATIAGALAVGLAVVVPRLALFTLPLAGATALLRVVAGVHYPHDVLAGLTLGGVLAVATVAVALHPTARLLYALRLAPAPAPTET, via the coding sequence ATGACGGAGCGGGCACGGTCGACGGCACGGTCAGCGCACTCGAACGGCACGGCGGGCGGCACACCCGCCCGTCGTGCCGGCAGCGGTGCACTCCGACTCGCGGTGGCGGTGACGCTGACCGTGGCGGGGGCCGGGCTGATCGGCTGGCTCTCGCCCGGCGGGTTGGGTCACCCCGGGCCGATCGAGATCACGAGGGGCACCTCCGCGACCGGCTACCGATTCATGGTCGACGCGATGGCCGGCACCCCCGGCTGGTGGCACCGGGTGGTCGAGGTCAGCACCGACGCCGCCCTGCTGATCCTGCTCGGGCTGCTCGTCGGACTTGCCTGGATCGGGCACGTACGCGACCGCCGCCTGCTGGCCGGCGCGGTGCTGACCCTCGTCGCCACGGCCGGCGCGTACGCGCTGAGCGAAGGGCTGAAGCTGGTGGTGGACCAGGAACGGCCCTGCCGGGCGATGACCGGGGTGGAGTCGATCACCCGCTGTCCCGACGTCGGGGACTGGTCCTTCCCCAGCAATCACGCGACCATCGCCGGGGCGCTCGCGGTCGGGTTGGCCGTGGTCGTGCCTCGACTGGCGCTGTTCACCCTGCCGCTGGCCGGGGCGACGGCGTTGCTGCGGGTGGTGGCCGGCGTCCACTACCCACATGATGTGCTGGCCGGGCTGACGCTCGGCGGAGTGCTGGCCGTGGCCACGGTGGCGGTCGCGCTCCACCCGACCGCGCGACTGCTGTACGCGCTACGCCTGGCACCCGCGCCGGCGCCGACAGAAACCTGA
- a CDS encoding glycoside hydrolase family 3 N-terminal domain-containing protein, with amino-acid sequence MGTDPGLRRLALRTLLAAFPGSAPPDWALRLIADGLAGHTLFGRNVTDPAQVAASTAALRAIRPDVLIAIDEEGGDVTRLAHATGSPYPGNAALGAVNDVGLTRRVYQAIGAELAALGINVNLAPTVDVNSADDNPIIGTRSFGADPVRVAAHSAAAVAGLQSAGVAACAKHFPGHGATISDSHYGLPTVDVPLDLLRVRDLPPFAAVVAADAKAIMTAHIRVPALTGEGPATFSRAVLVDLLRREYGFAGVVITDALEMKGAAQAAGGIGPAAVRALDAGADLLCIGADVDAALVEEVAEAIVAAIGDGRLAVARVEEAAGRADALAAWTRAGTTAEITASNLGYAAAKRAVRVEGVLSGLESPLVLQLVSASTIAEGRVPWGLGPHLDGTESLPVVAAETEPAALVELAGGRPIVLVGRHVHRLAGAAELVETLAARHPVTVVEMGWPSTWRPVGVRAFVTTYGASHANGWAAAETLGLAG; translated from the coding sequence GTGGGGACTGATCCTGGACTCCGCCGGTTGGCACTGCGTACGTTGCTCGCCGCCTTCCCGGGCAGCGCGCCACCGGACTGGGCACTGCGCTTGATCGCCGACGGGCTCGCCGGTCACACCCTGTTCGGGCGCAACGTGACCGATCCCGCCCAGGTCGCGGCGAGCACCGCCGCGCTGCGAGCGATCCGCCCTGACGTCCTGATCGCGATCGACGAGGAGGGCGGCGACGTCACTCGCCTGGCCCACGCCACCGGCAGCCCGTACCCGGGCAACGCCGCCCTCGGCGCGGTCAACGACGTCGGCCTGACCCGTCGGGTCTACCAGGCGATCGGCGCCGAACTGGCCGCGCTCGGGATCAACGTCAACCTGGCCCCCACCGTCGACGTGAACAGCGCCGACGACAACCCGATCATCGGCACCCGCTCGTTCGGCGCCGACCCGGTCCGGGTCGCCGCGCACTCCGCCGCTGCCGTCGCCGGCCTCCAGTCGGCCGGCGTGGCCGCCTGCGCCAAGCACTTCCCCGGCCACGGTGCCACCATCTCCGACTCGCACTACGGGCTGCCCACCGTCGACGTACCCCTGGACCTGCTCCGGGTCCGCGACCTGCCGCCGTTCGCCGCGGTGGTCGCGGCCGACGCCAAGGCGATCATGACCGCGCACATCCGGGTGCCGGCGTTGACCGGTGAGGGGCCGGCCACGTTCAGCCGGGCCGTCCTGGTCGACCTGCTCCGCCGGGAGTACGGCTTCGCCGGCGTGGTCATCACCGACGCCCTGGAGATGAAGGGCGCCGCGCAGGCCGCCGGCGGGATCGGGCCGGCCGCCGTCCGCGCCCTGGACGCCGGGGCGGACCTGCTCTGCATCGGCGCCGACGTGGACGCCGCCCTGGTCGAGGAGGTGGCCGAGGCGATCGTCGCCGCGATCGGCGACGGCCGGCTCGCGGTCGCACGGGTCGAGGAGGCGGCCGGACGCGCCGACGCGCTCGCCGCCTGGACCCGGGCCGGCACGACCGCCGAGATCACCGCGTCCAACCTGGGGTACGCCGCGGCGAAACGCGCGGTACGGGTCGAGGGCGTCCTCTCCGGTCTGGAGAGTCCGCTCGTGCTGCAACTCGTCTCCGCCTCCACGATCGCCGAGGGGCGTGTGCCGTGGGGGCTCGGGCCGCACCTGGACGGCACCGAGAGCCTGCCGGTGGTGGCCGCCGAGACCGAACCTGCCGCTCTGGTCGAACTGGCCGGTGGGCGGCCGATCGTGCTGGTCGGTCGACACGTGCACCGGCTGGCCGGCGCGGCCGAACTGGTCGAGACGCTCGCCGCCCGGCACCCGGTGACCGTGGTCGAGATGGGCTGGCCGTCGACCTGGCGGCCGGTGGGCGTACGCGCCTTCGTCACCACGTACGGCGCCAGCCACGCCAACGGGTGGGCCGCCGCCGAGACTCTCGGCCTGGCCGGCTGA
- a CDS encoding ROK family transcriptional regulator, whose protein sequence is MATTRLPGTPRLLRALNDRAALELLLAQGPLTRAQLGELTGLSKVTASQLVERLEERGLVVRVGEQAGGRGPNAQLYAVEPGSAHVVGVDVGPDRVVAACADITGKVIGRVEQSTRDTDDPVGLVHNAVVRTVSSAGASLESVRRVVLGTPGLVDPATGDITFAFNLPRWHRGLLAALREDLHTPVVFENDVNLAALAEAQSGAARGVDDFVLVWVGVGVGLAIVLGGRLHHGSTGAAGEIGYLPVPGATIPRDVSRRAKPAFQQLAAADAVRVIAREHGFRAPTAGDAVRAAIAAGTEGGPVLDELARRLALGVASTCVVLDPPLVVLAGEVGQAGGSALAERVQHEVAAITLVTPRVVVTELTEEPVLRGALRTALDAVRDEVFGSTVG, encoded by the coding sequence ATGGCCACCACCCGACTACCCGGTACGCCCCGGCTGCTGCGCGCGCTCAACGACCGCGCGGCGCTCGAACTGCTGCTCGCGCAGGGGCCGCTGACCCGGGCGCAGCTCGGGGAGTTGACCGGGCTCTCCAAGGTGACCGCCTCACAACTGGTGGAACGGCTGGAGGAACGCGGGCTGGTCGTCCGGGTCGGCGAGCAGGCCGGCGGTCGTGGACCGAACGCCCAGCTCTACGCGGTGGAACCGGGCAGCGCGCACGTGGTCGGAGTGGACGTGGGCCCGGACCGGGTGGTCGCCGCCTGCGCCGACATCACCGGCAAGGTCATCGGTCGGGTCGAACAGTCCACCCGGGACACCGACGACCCGGTCGGCCTCGTGCACAACGCGGTGGTCCGTACGGTCAGCAGCGCCGGAGCGTCGCTGGAGAGCGTACGACGGGTGGTGCTCGGCACCCCCGGTCTGGTCGACCCGGCCACCGGCGACATCACCTTCGCGTTCAACCTGCCGCGCTGGCACCGGGGACTACTCGCCGCCCTCCGGGAGGACCTGCACACCCCGGTCGTCTTCGAGAACGACGTCAACCTCGCCGCGCTCGCCGAGGCGCAGTCCGGTGCGGCCCGAGGTGTGGACGACTTCGTCCTGGTCTGGGTCGGCGTCGGCGTCGGCCTGGCGATCGTGCTGGGCGGCCGGCTGCACCACGGCAGCACCGGCGCGGCGGGCGAGATCGGCTACCTGCCGGTCCCCGGCGCGACCATCCCACGTGACGTCTCGCGCCGGGCCAAGCCCGCGTTCCAGCAGCTCGCCGCCGCCGACGCGGTCCGGGTGATCGCCCGCGAGCACGGCTTCCGGGCGCCGACAGCCGGCGACGCGGTACGGGCGGCGATCGCCGCCGGCACCGAGGGTGGACCGGTCCTGGACGAGCTGGCCCGCCGGCTGGCGCTCGGGGTGGCCAGCACCTGCGTCGTACTCGACCCGCCGTTGGTGGTGCTGGCCGGCGAGGTCGGTCAGGCCGGCGGGAGCGCGCTCGCCGAACGGGTCCAGCACGAGGTAGCCGCGATCACCCTGGTCACGCCCCGCGTGGTGGTGACCGAACTGACCGAGGAACCGGTGCTGCGCGGCGCACTGCGTACCGCCCTCGACGCGGTCCGGGACGAGGTGTTCGGCTCCACCGTCGGCTGA
- a CDS encoding IS30 family transposase produces MDLVARGVGTSEACRLVGINRRTGHRWRYGRESQTKAGWQGDRGSAVRPSSGSARYLSQDERIVIADRLREGASQAAIAVELGRPACTISREIRRNRHPGSGVYRPYAAQERADSRRPRPKPGKIAAHPELRDLVQGMLDLRHSPEQISCRLRRDFPERSELHVSHETIYQALYVQGRGELRRELTAALRTGRAVRRPRRQPGQRQTRFVAPMLMISDRPAEVEDRAVPGHWEGDLIIGKDSTSAIGTLVERATRYVLLVHLGHDRTADHVRDGLLATMNTLPTHLKRSLTWDQGGEMALHHEFTMATDMPVYFCDPHSPWQRGSNENTNGLLRQYFPKGTDLSTHSPEHLAAVAAELNGRPRKTLGWDTPAERLAKLLAVTG; encoded by the coding sequence TTGGATCTTGTGGCGCGGGGTGTGGGTACGAGTGAGGCGTGTCGCCTGGTGGGGATCAACCGGAGGACCGGTCACCGCTGGCGGTATGGCAGGGAAAGCCAGACGAAGGCCGGGTGGCAGGGCGATCGAGGCTCTGCCGTCCGGCCTTCGTCTGGGTCGGCCCGCTACTTGTCGCAGGACGAGAGGATCGTGATCGCGGACCGGCTTCGTGAGGGTGCGTCGCAGGCGGCGATCGCGGTGGAGTTGGGCCGTCCGGCGTGCACGATCAGCCGGGAGATACGCCGTAATCGTCATCCGGGTAGTGGTGTTTACCGGCCCTACGCCGCGCAGGAGCGTGCTGACAGTCGGCGTCCACGTCCGAAGCCCGGCAAGATCGCCGCCCACCCCGAGCTACGCGACCTGGTGCAGGGAATGCTGGATCTCAGACACAGTCCCGAGCAGATCAGCTGTCGGCTCCGCAGGGACTTCCCCGAGCGAAGCGAGTTGCACGTGTCTCACGAGACGATTTACCAGGCGCTCTACGTCCAGGGCCGTGGCGAGTTACGCCGTGAACTCACCGCGGCCCTGCGGACCGGACGCGCCGTGCGTCGACCCCGCCGGCAGCCAGGGCAACGTCAGACCCGTTTCGTCGCACCGATGCTCATGATCAGTGACCGGCCGGCCGAGGTCGAGGACCGGGCCGTGCCCGGACACTGGGAAGGCGACCTGATCATCGGCAAGGACAGTACCTCCGCGATCGGCACCCTCGTCGAACGCGCCACCCGCTACGTCCTGCTCGTGCACCTGGGCCACGACCGGACCGCCGACCACGTCCGCGACGGCCTACTCGCCACGATGAACACCCTGCCCACCCACCTGAAACGCTCCCTGACCTGGGACCAGGGCGGCGAGATGGCACTACACCACGAGTTCACCATGGCCACCGACATGCCGGTCTACTTCTGTGACCCGCACTCACCCTGGCAACGCGGCTCGAACGAGAACACCAACGGACTACTCCGCCAGTACTTCCCCAAAGGCACCGACCTGTCCACCCACAGCCCGGAACACCTCGCCGCCGTCGCCGCCGAACTCAACGGCCGACCACGCAAAACGCTCGGCTGGGACACCCCAGCCGAGCGTCTCGCTAAGCTCCTAGCCGTCACCGGCTAG
- a CDS encoding ABC transporter permease: MNLVQAELERLASRRFVQLMLALLIAAFTVTVATTVSGSHKPDAAELSHAQTQVQRELDEDERRLAACRLANRPGASEDERARYPRDCDTIPLDRPQIEDFLNGVFVFERQIRGLVYFLITFLALFGFLVGASYIGADLTSGGMTNLLLWRPQRLTVLGTKLGTLLGAVFGVSVVASLLFVSAFWLVAEVRGITGTLDVDFWSYLLPTLIRGWVLTLMVTAIGFTIAVLGRHTAAALGVLAAYAVLWEGGGRIVMEIIDAPRPDMWMLSTYIGAWLLGQVQLSATAANCQEMYCPPVLYAVNWPIGLLVLSLVVAAFVAGSFASFRKRDLV; this comes from the coding sequence GTGAACCTGGTCCAGGCCGAGCTGGAACGACTGGCGTCGCGCCGCTTCGTCCAACTCATGCTGGCGCTGCTGATCGCCGCGTTCACGGTGACCGTCGCCACCACCGTCTCCGGCTCGCACAAGCCCGACGCGGCGGAACTCTCCCACGCGCAGACCCAGGTGCAGCGTGAACTTGACGAGGACGAACGCCGGCTGGCGGCGTGCCGGCTGGCCAACCGTCCGGGCGCGTCCGAGGACGAACGGGCCAGGTATCCGCGCGACTGCGACACGATCCCGCTCGACCGGCCCCAGATCGAGGACTTCCTGAACGGGGTCTTCGTCTTCGAGCGACAGATCCGGGGACTGGTCTACTTCCTGATCACATTCCTGGCGCTCTTCGGTTTCCTGGTCGGTGCCTCCTACATCGGCGCCGACCTGACCTCCGGCGGCATGACCAACCTGCTGCTCTGGCGACCCCAGCGGCTCACCGTGCTCGGCACCAAACTGGGCACACTGCTCGGTGCCGTATTCGGGGTGTCGGTCGTGGCGTCACTGCTCTTCGTCAGCGCGTTCTGGCTGGTCGCCGAGGTACGCGGGATCACCGGCACGTTGGACGTGGACTTCTGGAGCTACCTCCTGCCGACCCTCATCCGGGGCTGGGTGCTGACCCTGATGGTGACCGCGATCGGCTTCACGATCGCCGTACTGGGTCGGCACACCGCCGCCGCGCTCGGCGTGCTCGCCGCGTACGCGGTGCTCTGGGAGGGCGGCGGGCGGATCGTGATGGAGATCATCGACGCGCCGCGCCCGGACATGTGGATGCTCTCCACCTACATCGGCGCCTGGCTGCTCGGCCAGGTCCAGCTCAGCGCCACCGCGGCGAACTGCCAGGAGATGTACTGCCCACCGGTGTTGTACGCGGTCAACTGGCCGATCGGTCTGCTGGTGCTCTCGCTCGTCGTGGCCGCCTTCGTCGCCGGCTCGTTCGCCTCCTTCCGCAAACGCGACCTCGTCTGA
- a CDS encoding ATP-binding cassette domain-containing protein, with amino-acid sequence MSAVIEIQGLRKTFRHRRDQPWVALDGFDMLVETGQVHGFLGSNGSGKTTTLRTLLGLVRADAGQMRVFGEPSPERLPVVAPRFGAIVESPQFFGNFTGRRTLRLLATAGDVPPTRVDEVLERVGLRDRGNDRVRGYSLGMKQRLAVASALLKNPELLILDEPANGLDPAGIREMRDLMRDLTRAGVTVLLSSHILAEIELICDHVTIISRGRRVTAGPVTEVLAGFDQGEYRVRVDDQARAAEVIEAAGHPLVIHPEHLVVGGVTDPAALTRALGEQDLWVRELTPLTPDLESVFLELTGTVPRPGIPHQLDDSVRPRRADLDHDGPEAEIELGLATVHPAPADARAAALAGTGPAATTDEETKA; translated from the coding sequence GTGAGCGCGGTCATCGAGATTCAGGGATTACGCAAGACCTTCCGGCACCGGCGCGACCAGCCATGGGTCGCGCTGGACGGCTTCGACATGCTGGTCGAGACCGGTCAGGTGCACGGCTTCCTCGGGTCGAACGGGTCCGGCAAGACCACCACCCTGCGTACGCTCCTCGGCCTGGTACGCGCCGACGCCGGGCAGATGAGGGTGTTCGGCGAACCGTCGCCCGAGCGGCTGCCCGTGGTGGCGCCCCGGTTCGGTGCGATCGTCGAGAGCCCACAGTTCTTCGGCAACTTCACCGGCCGGCGTACCCTCCGCCTGCTCGCCACCGCCGGCGACGTACCACCGACCCGAGTGGACGAGGTCCTGGAACGGGTCGGTCTGCGGGACCGGGGCAACGACCGGGTCAGGGGCTACTCGCTCGGCATGAAACAGCGCCTCGCCGTCGCGTCGGCCCTGCTCAAGAACCCCGAACTGCTGATCCTCGACGAGCCGGCAAACGGCCTGGACCCGGCCGGCATCCGCGAGATGCGCGACCTGATGCGTGACCTCACCCGGGCCGGGGTCACCGTGCTCCTCTCCAGCCACATCCTCGCCGAGATCGAACTGATCTGCGACCACGTCACGATCATCTCCCGGGGACGCCGGGTCACCGCCGGACCGGTGACAGAAGTGCTCGCCGGCTTCGACCAGGGCGAATACCGGGTACGGGTCGACGACCAGGCCCGCGCCGCCGAGGTGATCGAGGCGGCCGGCCACCCCCTGGTGATCCACCCCGAACACCTGGTGGTCGGCGGTGTGACCGATCCCGCCGCGCTCACCCGGGCCCTCGGCGAACAGGACCTCTGGGTACGCGAGCTGACCCCACTCACCCCGGACCTGGAGAGCGTCTTCCTCGAACTGACCGGCACCGTCCCACGACCCGGCATCCCACACCAGCTCGACGACTCCGTACGCCCCCGGCGGGCCGACCTGGACCACGACGGGCCGGAAGCGGAAATCGAACTCGGCCTGGCGACCGTCCACCCGGCACCCGCCGACGCGAGGGCGGCCGCCCTCGCCGGAACCGGACCGGCGGCCACCACCGATGAGGAGACGAAGGCGTGA
- a CDS encoding ABC transporter ATP-binding protein, which produces MTRRLTLRAGRRPWEPATPAWLDGRVPTELVHNVAGAAAAGPSQNPADDDLVIDLAGVNVVRTGTHLLRDLSWRVELDERWVVLGPNGAGKTTLLNLAGGRAHPTSGTVRVLGERIGRTDMAELRTRIGLTTAGLAERIPADEPVRDVVLTAAWSVVGRWRESYDAMDEVRARALLEQFGVAGLADRRYGTLSEGERKRVQIARALMTDPELLLLDEPAAGLDLGGREDLVTRLANLARDPDAPALVLITHHVEEIPPGFTHALLLREGGVVAQGLLGDTITGENLTRTFGVALTVERVGERFAARAA; this is translated from the coding sequence ATGACACGGCGCCTCACCTTACGGGCAGGGAGGCGTCCGTGGGAGCCCGCCACACCTGCGTGGTTGGATGGTCGGGTGCCTACTGAGCTGGTCCACAACGTCGCCGGTGCGGCTGCCGCCGGTCCGTCCCAGAACCCGGCCGATGACGACCTGGTGATCGACCTCGCCGGGGTGAATGTGGTGCGTACCGGCACCCATCTGCTGCGCGACCTGAGCTGGCGGGTGGAGCTGGACGAGCGCTGGGTGGTGCTCGGCCCGAACGGCGCGGGCAAGACGACGCTGCTGAACCTGGCCGGTGGGCGGGCGCATCCGACCAGTGGGACGGTACGGGTGCTCGGTGAGCGGATCGGCCGGACCGACATGGCGGAGCTGCGGACCCGGATCGGCCTGACCACGGCCGGTCTCGCCGAGCGCATCCCTGCCGACGAACCGGTACGCGACGTGGTGCTGACTGCGGCCTGGTCGGTGGTGGGCCGGTGGCGGGAGAGCTACGACGCGATGGACGAGGTACGGGCGCGTGCCCTGCTGGAGCAGTTCGGGGTGGCGGGTCTGGCCGACCGGCGTTACGGCACCCTCTCCGAGGGGGAGCGTAAGCGGGTGCAGATCGCCCGTGCACTGATGACCGATCCGGAGTTGCTGCTGCTGGACGAGCCGGCGGCCGGTCTGGACCTGGGCGGGCGCGAGGACCTGGTGACCCGGCTGGCGAACTTGGCCCGTGACCCGGACGCACCGGCGCTGGTGCTGATCACCCATCACGTCGAGGAGATCCCGCCGGGCTTCACCCACGCGCTGTTGCTGCGTGAGGGTGGGGTCGTCGCGCAGGGCCTGCTCGGTGACACGATCACCGGCGAGAACCTGACCCGTACGTTCGGGGTGGCGCTCACCGTCGAGCGGGTTGGCGAACGGTTCGCCGCGCGCGCCGCCTGA